A window of Halomonas sp. H10-9-1 contains these coding sequences:
- the rplW gene encoding 50S ribosomal protein L23, whose translation MNQERVFKVLLGPHVTEKAAMAAERNQYVFKVAGDATKPEIKKAVEALFGKKVDRVQTLNVKGKTKRTAQGLGHRKGYRKAYVTLAAGETLEDFSGAE comes from the coding sequence ATGAACCAGGAGCGTGTATTCAAGGTGCTGCTCGGTCCGCACGTGACCGAAAAGGCCGCCATGGCAGCCGAACGCAACCAGTACGTGTTCAAGGTGGCCGGCGACGCGACCAAGCCCGAGATCAAGAAGGCCGTTGAGGCCCTGTTCGGCAAGAAGGTCGACCGCGTTCAGACGCTGAACGTCAAGGGCAAGACCAAGCGCACCGCGCAGGGTCTGGGTCACCGCAAGGGGTATCGCAAGGCCTACGTTACGCTGGCCGCCGGTGAGACCCTTGAAGACTTCTCTGGCGCCGAATAA
- the rplD gene encoding 50S ribosomal protein L4: MNLNLAAGAGTVDVSDATFGKEFNEALVHQVVTAYLAGGRQGTRAQKNRSDVRGGGKKPWRQKGTGRARAGTIRSPLWRSGGVTFAARPQDHSQKVNRKMYRAAMRSILSELVRQDRLVAVEEITVDAPKTKQLVAKLNELGLEKVLIVTEEVDEKLYLAARNIPNVDVVDVAAADPVSLVAFDKVLATVSALRKFEEKLA, from the coding sequence ATGAATCTGAATCTTGCTGCCGGCGCCGGCACCGTCGATGTGTCCGACGCCACCTTTGGCAAAGAATTCAATGAAGCGCTCGTGCACCAGGTCGTCACCGCCTATCTGGCCGGTGGTCGTCAGGGTACCCGTGCGCAGAAGAACCGTTCCGACGTGCGTGGCGGCGGCAAGAAGCCGTGGCGTCAGAAGGGCACCGGTCGCGCCCGCGCCGGTACCATCCGCTCTCCGCTGTGGCGCAGCGGCGGCGTGACCTTCGCGGCGCGTCCGCAGGACCACTCCCAGAAGGTCAACCGCAAGATGTACCGTGCGGCGATGCGCTCGATTCTCTCCGAGCTGGTGCGCCAGGATCGCCTGGTGGCCGTCGAGGAGATCACCGTCGATGCTCCCAAGACCAAGCAGCTGGTTGCCAAGCTCAACGAGCTGGGCCTGGAGAAAGTGCTGATCGTCACCGAGGAAGTCGACGAGAAGCTCTACCTGGCCGCCCGCAACATCCCCAATGTGGATGTGGTCGATGTGGCCGCCGCCGATCCGGTGAGCCTGGTCGCCTTCGACAAGGTGCTGGCTACCGTCTCCGCCCTGCGTAAATTCGAGGAGAAGCTGGCATGA
- the rplC gene encoding 50S ribosomal protein L3, with product MTIGLVGKKAGMTRVFTEDGASVPVTVIEVEPNRVTRVKSVESDGYAAVQVTTGSRKAKHLTKAQAGQFAKAGVEAGRSLMEFRLSEGDEAPEVGGELTVSLFEAGQMIDVTGSSKGKGFQGAVKRWNFRTQDNSHGNSLSHRAPGSIGMCQTPGRVFKGKKMAGQMGNVRCTVQSLEVVRVDAERNLLLVKGAVPGATGSDVIVRSAVKAG from the coding sequence ATGACTATCGGTTTAGTCGGCAAGAAGGCCGGGATGACCCGTGTCTTCACCGAAGATGGCGCCTCTGTGCCCGTGACCGTGATCGAGGTTGAGCCTAACCGCGTTACTCGCGTCAAGTCTGTCGAGAGTGACGGCTACGCAGCGGTTCAGGTTACAACTGGCTCCCGCAAGGCCAAGCACCTGACGAAGGCCCAGGCTGGGCAATTCGCCAAGGCAGGTGTCGAGGCCGGTCGTTCGCTGATGGAGTTCCGCCTTTCAGAAGGTGACGAGGCTCCGGAAGTGGGCGGCGAACTCACCGTATCCCTCTTCGAAGCTGGTCAGATGATCGATGTGACCGGCAGCTCCAAGGGCAAGGGCTTCCAGGGTGCTGTCAAGCGCTGGAACTTCCGCACCCAGGACAACAGCCACGGTAACTCCCTGTCGCATCGCGCACCGGGTTCCATCGGCATGTGCCAGACCCCTGGACGCGTGTTCAAGGGCAAGAAGATGGCTGGCCAGATGGGCAACGTGCGTTGCACCGTCCAGAGTCTCGAAGTCGTGCGTGTCGATGCCGAACGTAATCTGCTGCTGGTCAAGGGCGCCGTGCCCGGTGCCACTGGTAGTGACGTCATCGTGCGCAGCGCCGTGAAAGCTGGCTGA
- the rpsJ gene encoding 30S ribosomal protein S10: MQNQKIRIRLKAFDHRLIDQSAAEIVDTAKRTGAQVRGPIPLPTNRERYTVLISPHVNKDARDQYEIRTHKRVLDIVEPTEKTVDALMKLDLAAGVDVQIKLD, from the coding sequence ATGCAGAACCAGAAGATTCGCATTCGGTTGAAGGCCTTCGACCATCGCCTGATCGACCAGTCCGCCGCGGAGATCGTAGATACCGCCAAGCGTACCGGCGCCCAGGTTCGTGGTCCGATTCCTCTGCCGACCAACCGCGAGCGTTATACCGTGCTGATCTCGCCGCACGTCAATAAGGACGCGCGTGACCAGTACGAGATTCGCACGCACAAGCGCGTGCTCGATATCGTCGAGCCGACGGAGAAGACCGTCGATGCCCTGATGAAGCTCGACCTCGCTGCCGGCGTGGACGTGCAGATCAAGCTCGACTGA
- the tuf gene encoding elongation factor Tu produces MAKEKFERSKPHVNVGTIGHVDHGKTTLTAALTRVSAEVFGGSWSEFDTIDNAPEERERGITIATSHVEYQSEARHYAHVDCPGHADYVKNMITGAAQMDGAILVCSAADGPMPQTREHILLSRQVGVPYIVVFLNKADMVDDEELLELVEMEVRELLDEYDFPGDDTPIITGSALMALEGKDDNGMGTTAVANLIKALDDYIPEPERAIDQPFLMPIEDVFSISGRGTVVTGRIERGIVKAGEEVEIVGIRDTTKTTVTGVEMFRKLLDEGRAGENVGALLRGTKRDDVERGQVLAKPGTITPHTKFEAEVYVLSKDEGGRHTPFFKGYRPQFYFRTTDITGTCELPEGVEMVMPGDNVKMVVSLIAPIAMDDGLRFAIREGGRTVGAGVVAKIIE; encoded by the coding sequence GTGGCTAAGGAAAAATTTGAGCGTTCCAAACCGCACGTCAACGTCGGTACCATCGGTCACGTCGACCACGGTAAGACCACTCTGACTGCGGCCCTGACCCGTGTCTCCGCTGAGGTGTTCGGTGGTTCCTGGAGCGAGTTCGACACCATCGACAACGCCCCGGAAGAGCGTGAGCGTGGTATCACCATCGCCACCTCTCACGTCGAGTACCAGTCCGAGGCGCGCCACTACGCTCACGTCGACTGCCCGGGGCACGCCGACTACGTCAAGAACATGATCACCGGTGCCGCCCAGATGGACGGCGCGATCCTGGTCTGTTCCGCCGCCGACGGCCCCATGCCGCAGACTCGCGAGCACATCCTGCTGTCGCGTCAGGTCGGCGTGCCGTACATCGTCGTGTTCCTGAACAAGGCCGACATGGTCGACGACGAAGAGCTGCTCGAGCTGGTCGAGATGGAAGTGCGTGAGCTCCTCGACGAGTACGACTTCCCGGGTGACGACACCCCGATCATCACCGGTTCCGCCCTGATGGCCCTGGAAGGCAAGGACGACAACGGCATGGGCACCACCGCCGTTGCCAACCTGATCAAGGCCCTGGACGACTACATCCCGGAGCCGGAGCGTGCCATCGATCAGCCGTTCCTGATGCCGATCGAGGACGTCTTCTCCATCTCCGGTCGCGGTACCGTGGTGACTGGTCGTATCGAGCGCGGCATCGTCAAGGCGGGCGAGGAAGTCGAGATCGTCGGTATCCGTGACACCACCAAGACCACCGTCACCGGTGTCGAGATGTTCCGCAAGCTGCTCGACGAAGGTCGTGCCGGTGAGAACGTCGGCGCCCTGCTGCGTGGCACCAAGCGTGACGACGTCGAGCGTGGTCAGGTTCTGGCCAAGCCGGGCACCATCACCCCGCACACCAAGTTCGAGGCCGAGGTGTACGTGCTGAGCAAGGACGAGGGTGGTCGTCACACGCCGTTCTTCAAGGGCTACCGTCCGCAGTTCTACTTCCGCACCACCGACATCACCGGTACCTGTGAGCTGCCGGAAGGCGTCGAGATGGTGATGCCGGGCGACAACGTCAAGATGGTGGTCAGCCTGATCGCGCCGATCGCCATGGATGACGGCCTGCGCTTCGCCATCCGTGAAGGCGGTCGTACCGTCGGCGCTGGCGTCGTGGCCAAGATCATCGAGTAA